In a genomic window of Henningerozyma blattae CBS 6284 chromosome 9, complete genome:
- the MAM1 gene encoding Mam1p (similar to Saccharomyces cerevisiae MAM1 (YER106W); ancestral locus Anc_7.402), with protein sequence MDKIPLKEKNTNSYNKNKKTNGKVLKPKTNNHNRKYENIVNSSNNKSSISTRGIINHIPKKLGKITHINRNINEDTRYRNNSKSRKDNIPILKDEPSKDGLTKEKLDLLQEQIIQLETTVFNCDHFICSFENIESIYIPRLWFLFELEMCQEKNSVKNLRNSCYHNKVYENIVPNWQASNTLGQPLTEGYEPFDIQTIVLPKLFSQDLNELQRKNNIEDINHVTVELGSFSTSELEKEDTFQKENGITTKKNYESLNDNKPRNGETFLSKRNIDDIFNFSLPLDAKLLVESSSSKTNSFLIDTNNLQENDNIKNNNKSNDAIEPDKSFETEKNDTNKRNNKENLLLKKLNFQVAKFFLDLFFLDFLFSF encoded by the coding sequence atgGATAAGATACCcttgaaagaaaaaaatacaaattcttataataaaaataaaaaaacaaatggTAAGGTTTTAAAACCAAAAActaataatcataataggaaatatgaaaatattgttaattcatctaataataagagCTCAATAAGTACTAGGGGGATTATTAATCATATACCTAAAAAACTTGGTAAAATAACCCATATTAATAGGAATATAAATGAAGATACCCGTTATAGAAACAATAGTAAAAGCAGAAAAGATAATATACCAATACTGAAAGATGAACCTTCAAAGGATGGTCttacaaaagaaaagttaGATCTTCTACAGgaacaaataattcaattggaAACAACAGTCTTTAATTGTGatcattttatttgtagCTTTGAGAATATTgaatctatatatatacctAGGCTATGGTTTCTTTTCGAATTAGAAATGTGTCAAGAAAAGAATTCAGTTAAAAATCTAAGAAACAGTTGCTATCATAACAAAGtatatgaaaatattgttcCTAATTGGCAAGCAAGCAATACTTTAGGGCAACCTCTTACAGAAGGTTATGAACCATTTGATATCCAAACAATTGTACTACCCAAACTTTTTTCCCAAGATTTAAACGAGttacaaagaaaaaataatattgaggATATTAACCATGTAACAGTTGAATTAGGAAGTTTTTCAACTTCTGAACTTGAAAAGGAAGATACTTtccaaaaagaaaatggaattacaaccaaaaaaaattatgaatctcttaatgataataaaccAAGAAACGGGGAAACATTCCTTTCGAAAAGAAACATTgatgatatatttaatttctctCTTCCCTTAGATGCTAAACTATTAGTTGAATCAAGTAGTTCTAAAACAAATTCATTCCTAATAGATACAAATAATCTTCAAGAGAATGacaatattaaaaataataataaatctaatgATGCAATTGAACCTGATAAATCATTCGAAACAGAGAAAAACGACACAAATAAGAGAAATAATAAGGAGaatttacttttaaaaaaattaaattttcaagtagcaaaattttttttggatttattttttttggattttttGTTTAGTTTTTAA
- the GLE2 gene encoding RNA export factor GLE2 (similar to Saccharomyces cerevisiae GLE2 (YER107C); ancestral locus Anc_7.405) — protein MSFIRSTSTNTGTTTMTNGKDLENDITISNPAEDSISDIAFSPQQDFMFSASSWDNKVRIWDVQNGVVQGRAQYEHSAPVLTTRWSGDGTKVASGGCDNVVKLYDVTSGQSQQIGVHQAPVKSLRFVPCGPGNTELIVTGSWDKTIKYWDMRQPQPVSTVMMPERVYSMDNKQQLLIVATAERHICIINLANPQVLFKTVMSPLKWQTRVVSCYNQGDGYAIGSVEGRCALRYIDDVQQKDQGFSFKCHRQASQNRAIGMQSQSIVSTVNTIACHPVYSSFVTGGSDGSFHFWDKDNRHRLKGFPAQSGSISVVNFNRNGTVLAYAISNDWHQGHMGNRPDYPNIIKLHPTTDYEVKGRKKNER, from the coding sequence atgtcGTTTATAAGATCTACAAGCACGAATACAGGTACCACTACCATGACTAATGGTAAAGATCTAGAGAATGATATTACAATTAGTAACCCAGCCGAAGACTCAATTTCAGATATTGCATTTTCTCCACAACAAGATTTCATGTTCAGTGCAAGTTCATGGGATAACAAAGTTAGAATATGGGATGTACAGAATGGTGTAGTTCAAGGAAGAGCTCAATATGAACATTCTGCTCCAGTACTGACCACAAGATGGTCTGGAGATGGTACAAAAGTAGCGTCAGGTGGCTGTGATAATGTAGTAAAACTTTATGACGTAACAAGTGGTCAATCACAACAAATTGGTGTCCATCAAGCCCCAGTGAAAAGTTTAAGATTTGTTCCATGTGGACCAGGTAATACTGAACTGATTGTAACTGGGTCTTGGGataaaactattaaatattgGGATATGAGACAACCACAACCTGTTTCAACAGTAATGATGCCGGAACGTGTCTATAGTATGGATAATAAACAACAACTATTAATTGTAGCTACAGCTGAAAGACatatttgtataataaatctaGCAAACCCCCAAGTGCTGTTTAAAACAGTAATGTCACCATTAAAATGGCAAACCAGAGTAGTATCATGTTATAATCAAGGTGATGGTTATGCAATCGGTTCAGTAGAGGGAAGATGTGCATTAAGATACATTGATGATGTCCAACAAAAAGACCAAGggttttcttttaaatgcCATCGTCAAGCAAGCCAAAACAGGGCAATTGGAATGCAAAGTCAATCTATTGTTTCCACTGTTAATACCATTGCTTGTCATCCAGTTTATAGCAGTTTTGTAACTGGTGGTAGTGATGGTTCCTTCCACTTTTGGGATAAAGACAATAGACATAGATTAAAAGGGTTCCCTGCTCAATCTGGCTCCATATCCGTAGtaaatttcaatagaaATGGTACCGTATTAGCATATGCTATTAGTAATGATTGGCACCAAGGTCATATGGGGAATAGACCAGATtatccaaatattattaaattgcATCCTACTACAGATTATGAAGTTAAAGgtagaaagaaaaatgaaagatAA